In Microbacterium pumilum, the following proteins share a genomic window:
- a CDS encoding M3 family metallopeptidase: protein MSTENPLLSPSTLPYGLPDYSAIRPEHYLPAFEAAFAAHKREVDAITFVRSMPTFGNTLVRLEESGKLLGDVSRAFYTVSSADATPEIQEIEETLAPLMSAHQDSIQLNSQLFWRIKTVHEQLDDLQLEPEQRYLVERHFREMSQAGAGLDDEAKQTLTALNQRLSTLTTTFEKNLLNDTNDLAVVFDDDAELDGLTEGELSAAAQAAVDRDLAGKWVVTLTLFTGHPYLSSLTNRTSRKRIIDASRSRGSRGNANDNRDVLREIVRLRAERAALLGYESHAAYVTSDETAGSPEAVHDLLRRLAVPAAANALREQAALQRIIDAEAEPFPLEAHDWAFYTEKVRAAEYDLDRSALRPWFEAERVLKDGVFQAATSLYGITFTERSDLSAYHPDARVFEIRNADGSEVGLFVLDLFTRDTKRGGAWMNSIVSQSRLRGTKPVVVNNLNVPKPAPGMPALLTLDEVTTLFHEFGHALHGLFATVTYPHFAGTNVFRDFVEFPSQVNEMWIYWPEILASYARHVETGEPLPGEVVEKLHASEAFNQGFATSEYLAASWLDQAWHSLTAEQAAADIDVAEFEAGALADIGLDNPVVPTRYSSTYFAHVFSGGYSAGYYSYIWSEVLDADTVQWFHENDGLTRANGDRFRDRLLGVGGSKDPLEAYRDFRGRDADIQPLLERRGLTA, encoded by the coding sequence ATGTCGACCGAGAATCCGCTCCTGTCCCCCTCGACGCTCCCATACGGGCTGCCCGACTATTCGGCCATCCGTCCTGAGCACTATCTCCCCGCTTTCGAAGCCGCCTTCGCGGCACACAAGCGCGAGGTGGATGCGATCACCTTCGTCCGCTCCATGCCCACCTTCGGGAACACCCTGGTGCGGCTGGAGGAGTCGGGAAAGCTCCTCGGCGACGTGTCACGTGCGTTCTACACGGTGTCATCGGCCGACGCGACACCCGAGATCCAGGAGATCGAAGAGACCCTCGCGCCCCTGATGTCGGCACACCAGGACTCGATCCAGCTCAATTCGCAGCTGTTCTGGCGCATCAAGACTGTTCACGAGCAGCTCGACGACCTGCAGCTCGAACCAGAGCAGCGGTATCTCGTCGAGCGCCACTTCCGCGAGATGTCCCAGGCGGGCGCTGGGCTGGATGACGAGGCGAAGCAGACGCTCACCGCCCTCAACCAGCGCCTCTCGACGCTGACCACCACATTCGAGAAGAACCTCCTGAACGACACGAATGACCTCGCCGTCGTCTTCGACGACGACGCGGAGCTCGACGGACTCACCGAGGGCGAGCTGTCCGCGGCCGCCCAAGCTGCGGTCGATCGCGACCTCGCCGGCAAGTGGGTCGTGACCCTCACGCTCTTCACCGGACATCCGTATCTCTCCTCACTGACGAACCGCACGAGTCGCAAGCGGATCATCGACGCCTCCCGCTCACGTGGGTCACGAGGCAACGCCAACGACAATCGCGACGTGCTCCGCGAGATCGTGCGGCTGCGCGCCGAGCGCGCCGCCCTGCTCGGCTACGAGTCCCACGCGGCGTACGTCACGTCAGACGAGACGGCCGGCTCTCCCGAGGCGGTGCACGATCTGCTGCGCCGACTCGCGGTGCCCGCCGCGGCGAATGCGCTCCGAGAGCAGGCGGCGCTGCAGCGCATCATCGATGCCGAAGCCGAGCCGTTCCCACTCGAGGCGCATGACTGGGCGTTCTACACCGAGAAGGTGCGGGCGGCCGAGTACGACCTCGACCGCAGCGCACTGCGTCCGTGGTTCGAAGCCGAGCGCGTGCTGAAAGACGGCGTGTTCCAGGCCGCGACCAGCCTCTACGGCATCACCTTCACCGAGCGCAGCGATCTGTCGGCGTACCACCCCGACGCGCGAGTCTTCGAGATCCGCAACGCGGACGGAAGCGAGGTCGGACTGTTCGTCCTCGACCTCTTCACCCGAGACACGAAGCGCGGCGGTGCGTGGATGAACTCGATCGTGTCGCAATCGCGGCTGCGCGGCACCAAGCCCGTCGTCGTCAACAACCTCAATGTGCCCAAGCCCGCACCGGGCATGCCGGCGCTGCTCACGCTCGATGAGGTCACCACGTTGTTCCACGAGTTCGGCCATGCGCTTCACGGCCTCTTCGCGACGGTGACTTATCCTCATTTCGCAGGAACGAACGTCTTCCGCGACTTCGTGGAGTTCCCGAGCCAGGTCAACGAGATGTGGATCTACTGGCCCGAGATCCTCGCGTCGTACGCGCGGCACGTCGAGACCGGCGAGCCGCTGCCGGGCGAGGTCGTCGAGAAGCTCCACGCGTCCGAGGCCTTCAACCAGGGCTTCGCCACCAGCGAGTATCTCGCGGCGAGCTGGCTGGACCAGGCCTGGCATTCCCTCACCGCCGAACAGGCGGCAGCCGACATCGATGTCGCAGAGTTCGAGGCCGGCGCCCTCGCCGACATCGGACTCGACAACCCCGTGGTGCCCACACGGTACTCGTCGACGTACTTCGCACACGTCTTCTCGGGTGGCTACAGCGCCGGCTACTACTCGTACATCTGGAGCGAGGTGCTCGACGCCGACACGGTCCAGTGGTTCCACGAGAACGACGGACTGACGCGCGCCAACGGCGACCGCTTCCGCGATCGACTGCTGGGAGTCGGCGGTTCGAAGGACCCGCTCGAGGCCTACCGTGACTTCCGTGGCCGGGATGCCGACATCCAGCCTCTGCTCGAACGCCGAGGCCTCACGGCCTGA
- a CDS encoding epoxide hydrolase — protein MAVTPFAVRVSDEQIVDLNDRLDRARLLPDSPHRSPSGMTSGYLAELVDAWRVFDWRSREAWLNRHPQFTADVGDATIHFVHLRSQRDDAPALVVMHGWPHTFALQLDFADLLPDFHVVVPSFPGFAFSTAYADGLMTEQRLADTVHALMTEVLGYERYLTYGEDVSANVNDLIASQHPAQVLGILVTHSHFPSGEERKTLTAPDEVAFFERLSADHGSAGAYGHVQATRPDTLAAALNDSPAGLLAWITEKLVEWSDTPPGDPRAVERRISRERILTEATIYWVSESIATSFRPYYEGADQPDSIPPVDVPAAVYIQRHEGDYPESLARAFYRDLRTFERLDEGGHFAVAEVPAAMADRARAFAREVGAL, from the coding sequence ATGGCTGTCACCCCATTCGCGGTCCGCGTCTCCGACGAGCAGATCGTCGATCTGAACGACAGGCTCGACCGCGCTCGCCTCCTGCCGGACTCGCCGCACCGATCGCCGTCGGGAATGACCTCGGGTTATCTCGCGGAGCTCGTCGACGCATGGCGCGTGTTCGACTGGCGCTCTCGGGAGGCATGGCTCAACCGGCATCCGCAGTTCACAGCCGACGTCGGCGATGCGACCATCCACTTCGTCCACCTGAGATCCCAGCGGGACGACGCTCCCGCGCTGGTGGTGATGCACGGCTGGCCGCACACCTTCGCGCTTCAGCTCGACTTCGCCGACCTGCTGCCCGACTTCCACGTGGTTGTGCCGAGCTTCCCCGGCTTCGCGTTCTCGACGGCGTATGCCGACGGGCTCATGACCGAGCAGCGGCTGGCCGATACGGTGCACGCGTTGATGACCGAGGTGCTCGGCTACGAGAGGTACCTCACCTACGGTGAGGATGTGTCGGCCAACGTGAACGATCTGATCGCGTCGCAGCATCCCGCTCAAGTGCTCGGCATCCTCGTCACGCACTCCCACTTCCCCAGCGGCGAGGAGCGCAAGACGCTCACCGCGCCCGATGAGGTCGCGTTCTTCGAACGCCTGTCCGCCGATCATGGCAGCGCCGGCGCGTATGGCCATGTGCAGGCGACCCGACCGGACACCTTGGCCGCCGCGCTCAACGACTCACCCGCTGGGCTTCTGGCGTGGATCACCGAGAAGCTCGTCGAATGGAGCGATACCCCGCCCGGCGACCCACGGGCAGTCGAGCGTCGCATCTCGCGGGAGCGGATCCTGACAGAGGCGACGATCTACTGGGTCTCCGAAAGCATCGCGACCTCGTTCCGCCCGTACTACGAGGGCGCCGATCAGCCCGACTCGATTCCGCCCGTCGACGTCCCCGCGGCTGTCTACATCCAACGCCACGAGGGGGACTACCCCGAGTCCCTGGCCCGCGCGTTCTACCGCGACCTGCGCACTTTCGAGCGCCTCGACGAGGGCGGGCACTTCGCGGTCGCCGAGGTTCCGGCGGCGATGGCGGACCGAGCGCGGGCATTCGCACGAGAGGTAGGTGCACTGTGA
- a CDS encoding helix-turn-helix domain-containing protein: protein MEEQPPESTEPMDAAARTEKRHNEDRVLDSGALRALAHPLRVRIYDILSQYGPQTASSLAERLGESSGSTSYHLRALAKHDLIREAEDRGTGRERWWERPIGGVSFASPAAMATPAGRAATQVVMNEFLRNRNDQLLDFVNRGIGGEDEMWQEGTLVSTATARLNPEQAKTLALKIMALIDEAVDNHRNQTGENVRPVTIRADLFPLPGLGD from the coding sequence ATGGAAGAACAGCCGCCCGAGAGCACGGAGCCGATGGATGCCGCTGCTCGCACCGAGAAGCGCCACAACGAGGACCGCGTCCTCGACTCCGGTGCCCTTCGGGCATTGGCGCACCCGCTGCGGGTGAGGATCTACGACATCCTCAGCCAATACGGACCGCAGACCGCGAGCTCGCTCGCGGAGCGGCTGGGAGAGTCGAGCGGCTCGACCAGCTATCACCTTCGCGCCCTCGCCAAGCACGACCTCATCCGCGAGGCAGAGGACCGAGGGACCGGCCGTGAGCGCTGGTGGGAACGCCCCATCGGCGGCGTCTCGTTCGCGAGTCCCGCTGCTATGGCGACTCCGGCAGGCCGCGCGGCGACGCAGGTCGTCATGAACGAGTTCCTGCGCAACCGCAACGACCAGCTGCTCGACTTCGTCAACCGAGGCATCGGCGGCGAGGACGAGATGTGGCAGGAGGGGACGCTCGTCTCCACCGCCACCGCACGCCTCAATCCCGAACAGGCCAAAACCCTCGCGCTGAAGATCATGGCGCTGATCGATGAGGCCGTCGACAACCACCGCAATCAAACCGGCGAGAACGTCCGGCCCGTCACCATCCGAGCCGATCTCTTCCCGCTGCCCGGCCTAGGAGACTGA
- a CDS encoding MFS transporter: MSMTSDTKGDATEPAAERGGKGPLGRDFGKLWTAAMFSNLADGLGRTAVPLIATTLTQDPLAIAAIGAIAFVPWLIFGLPAGMLVDRYDRRIIMAVANTIRGGVALWLAILTVTGQISIWTLFIGTLVFGLGETLFDNATNAVIPGVVKRPHLDRANGRMQAAQVTIDNFVATPIAGVLLAVSLALPLWIGGAAYIVPIALALMLPISAARPLLARRTASEADALVSDAGAPDIEVGTPVPEPVPTPLPRSNVSAREAVSYLWHAHYLRAMVLFTAIIGSAFSFAQAPLILFFLDALSVAPAAIGFVTAGIGVGALIGSIVASGLVSRFGRGPVMLGANFVGALGLLLTGLAPEVFTAVAAFGLAALAVSIWNVPWGALRQQIVPPHLFGRVLGIIRMVTWGLFPIATLLGGWVARYDLRAPMLIGAGVVLVAALCAIRVLLVGTKEAGAEVDARTA, encoded by the coding sequence ATGAGCATGACCTCCGACACGAAGGGCGACGCCACTGAGCCAGCGGCCGAGCGGGGCGGCAAGGGTCCGCTCGGCCGCGACTTCGGCAAGCTGTGGACCGCGGCGATGTTCAGCAACCTCGCCGATGGCCTGGGCCGGACGGCCGTTCCCCTCATCGCGACGACGCTGACGCAAGATCCGCTCGCCATCGCGGCGATCGGAGCGATCGCCTTCGTGCCGTGGCTCATCTTCGGGCTTCCCGCCGGCATGCTGGTCGATCGCTACGACCGTCGGATCATCATGGCGGTCGCCAACACCATCCGCGGCGGCGTCGCGCTGTGGCTCGCGATCCTGACCGTTACGGGACAGATCAGCATCTGGACCCTGTTCATCGGCACCCTCGTGTTCGGTCTGGGCGAGACCCTCTTCGACAACGCGACGAACGCCGTCATCCCCGGCGTGGTCAAGCGACCGCACTTGGACCGTGCGAACGGGCGGATGCAGGCGGCCCAGGTCACGATCGACAACTTCGTCGCGACGCCCATCGCCGGCGTGCTGCTCGCGGTCTCGCTCGCCCTGCCGCTGTGGATCGGCGGCGCCGCGTACATCGTGCCGATCGCGCTGGCGCTCATGCTGCCGATCTCGGCGGCGCGTCCCCTGCTCGCCCGACGGACCGCTTCGGAGGCCGACGCGCTCGTGTCCGACGCCGGCGCCCCCGACATCGAAGTGGGCACCCCGGTGCCCGAGCCCGTCCCCACCCCTCTTCCCCGATCGAACGTGTCGGCGCGTGAGGCGGTCTCGTACCTCTGGCACGCCCACTACCTCCGCGCCATGGTGCTGTTCACGGCGATCATCGGATCCGCCTTCTCATTCGCACAGGCGCCGCTCATTCTGTTCTTCCTCGATGCGCTCAGCGTCGCGCCTGCGGCGATCGGATTCGTGACCGCCGGGATCGGCGTGGGGGCGCTGATCGGCTCGATCGTGGCATCCGGGCTTGTCAGCAGGTTCGGTCGCGGGCCGGTGATGCTGGGTGCGAACTTCGTCGGCGCGCTAGGACTGCTTCTGACCGGTTTGGCGCCCGAGGTCTTCACCGCGGTGGCGGCATTCGGCCTCGCAGCCCTGGCCGTCTCGATCTGGAACGTGCCCTGGGGGGCCCTGCGGCAGCAGATCGTGCCTCCCCACCTCTTCGGTCGTGTGCTGGGCATCATCCGCATGGTCACGTGGGGTCTGTTCCCCATTGCCACACTGCTCGGAGGCTGGGTCGCTCGGTACGACCTGCGAGCACCCATGCTCATCGGCGCGGGCGTCGTCCTGGTCGCGGCGCTGTGCGCCATCCGGGTGCTGCTCGTGGGCACGAAAGAGGCGGGCGCCGAGGTCGACGCCCGGACGGCCTAG
- a CDS encoding MFS transporter: MSTTDLPSSASPSPTRRVAWASMVGTSLESFDFYVFAYFAAFFVGPLFFDPLGEFGGTLAAFSTIALAFIVRPIGAVLFGHMGDRLGRRTTLLWTVGIMGVATGAIGLLPTYAQAGWLGAILLVLLRIAQGLSLGGEWGGSILLATEHSGRIKRAFYAAIPQLGSPVGSILSATVFIVMGLVLPAAAIAEWGWRIPFLLALPLLAVSLYLRWSITETPVFEEVVAQRRRDRIPFVTMFRSRPAAIVIAIGAAVLGIGSYSLMNTYTVNYGVTQLDFSFQDLLIATTVGGLLQLITIPLFGVWATRIGSARVVAWGALGTLLIAFPMYYLLQFATFPILVATMIIGGILPTMSWAALGGLMNDLFPDHFRYSALSISYAIAATVSGFVPIVTAALGGATDFAWWHPGIVLAILSAVTLVAAWAASRRPAEPESGPEVPLRRESAGVA, from the coding sequence GTGTCCACGACAGATCTGCCCTCATCAGCGTCCCCGTCCCCCACCCGTCGCGTCGCCTGGGCGTCGATGGTCGGAACCTCTCTCGAGTCCTTCGACTTCTACGTCTTCGCCTACTTCGCGGCGTTCTTCGTCGGTCCACTGTTCTTCGATCCGCTGGGTGAGTTCGGCGGTACTCTCGCCGCCTTCAGTACGATCGCGCTGGCCTTCATCGTCCGCCCGATCGGTGCCGTCCTCTTCGGCCACATGGGCGATCGACTGGGGCGGCGCACGACACTGCTCTGGACCGTCGGCATCATGGGCGTCGCGACGGGGGCCATCGGACTGCTTCCGACCTACGCCCAGGCAGGCTGGCTCGGCGCGATCCTGCTGGTCCTTCTCCGCATCGCGCAGGGGCTGTCGCTCGGCGGTGAGTGGGGCGGATCGATCCTGCTCGCGACCGAGCACTCGGGACGCATCAAGCGCGCGTTCTACGCCGCCATTCCGCAGCTCGGCTCACCCGTCGGTTCGATCCTGTCCGCCACGGTGTTCATCGTGATGGGCCTCGTGCTGCCGGCGGCAGCGATCGCGGAGTGGGGATGGCGCATCCCGTTCCTTCTCGCCCTCCCGCTGCTCGCGGTGTCGCTGTACCTGCGGTGGTCCATCACCGAGACACCGGTGTTCGAGGAGGTCGTCGCGCAACGCCGCCGCGACCGGATCCCGTTCGTCACGATGTTCCGCTCGCGGCCCGCCGCCATCGTCATCGCGATCGGCGCGGCAGTGCTCGGCATCGGCTCGTACTCGCTGATGAACACCTACACCGTGAACTACGGCGTGACGCAGCTCGACTTCAGCTTCCAGGACCTGCTGATCGCCACGACGGTCGGCGGCCTGCTGCAGCTCATCACCATTCCGCTGTTCGGCGTGTGGGCCACTCGCATCGGATCGGCCAGGGTGGTGGCGTGGGGTGCGCTCGGCACGCTCCTGATCGCGTTCCCGATGTACTACCTGCTGCAGTTCGCAACCTTCCCGATCCTCGTCGCCACGATGATCATCGGGGGAATCCTGCCCACCATGTCATGGGCGGCGCTCGGCGGGCTCATGAACGACCTCTTCCCCGATCACTTCCGCTACTCCGCGCTGTCGATCTCATACGCCATCGCAGCGACGGTGAGCGGATTCGTGCCGATCGTCACGGCGGCTCTCGGCGGTGCGACGGACTTCGCGTGGTGGCACCCCGGGATCGTTCTGGCCATCCTGTCGGCCGTGACCCTGGTCGCCGCATGGGCGGCATCGCGCCGCCCCGCCGAGCCGGAGTCCGGTCCTGAGGTGCCACTTCGTCGGGAGTCGGCCGGGGTAGCCTGA
- the valS gene encoding valine--tRNA ligase: MADALRQAQGPVPDKPALEGLESKWDAAWKEQGTYLFDRARAAEVGRGGVYSVDTPPPTASGSLHIGHVFSFTHTDLKVRFERMRGKTVFYPMGWDDNGLPTERRVQNYYGVRCDPSLPYNADFAPPFEGGDNKSSRAADQVPVSRRNFIELCEKLTVEDEKHFEELFRQLGLSVDWTQTYRTISDDTIRTSQLSFLRNLDRGDAYQALAPTLWDIDFRTAIAQAELEDREQPAAYHRIAFHKTDGSGDLFIETTRPELLAACVALVAHPDDERYQALFGSTVRTPLFDVEVPVLAHPLAQQDKGSGIAMICTFGDVTDIIWWRELELPNRTILGQDGRVLVDAPDVITTDAGRAAYAELAGKTVFSAKKRIVELLQESGELIGDPKPFTHVVKFYEKGDRPMEIVSTRQWYIRNGARDEVLRDKLLELGQGMSWHPDFMRVRFENWTNGLTGDWLVSRQRFFGVPIPVWYGLDENGERDFSRVLTPDHASLPIDPTIDVPPGYTADQRGVPGGFEPELDIFDTWATSSLTPQLAGGWERDEELWNLVAPFDVRPQGQDIIRTWLFSTLLRSALADDRAPWTDAAISGFIVDPDRKKMSKSKGNVVTPADILSQHGSDAVRYWAASSRLGTDAAFDPQNPTQVKIGRRLAIKVLNAAKFVLSFPVPEGAQVTHALDASMLATLDGVVRDATKALAAYDHARALEVTESFFWTFCDDYLELVKERAYDRTDVAQASAALALRMALSTLLRLFAPVLAFATEESWSWFNDGSVHTAPWPEPLGIEGDPAVLVAVSEALIGIRRAKTEAKASQKTPVTRMTIAASAEALASLVLAEGDLKAVGRITELEYVNAESTSVASFELAPQEA; this comes from the coding sequence ATGGCCGACGCCCTTCGACAAGCTCAGGGACCGGTTCCCGACAAGCCCGCCCTGGAAGGTCTCGAAAGCAAGTGGGATGCCGCGTGGAAGGAACAGGGCACGTACCTGTTCGACCGCGCGCGTGCCGCCGAGGTCGGCCGAGGCGGCGTCTACTCCGTCGACACGCCCCCGCCGACGGCATCCGGATCCCTTCACATCGGCCACGTGTTCTCGTTCACGCACACCGATCTCAAGGTGCGATTCGAGCGGATGCGCGGAAAGACCGTCTTCTACCCGATGGGGTGGGATGACAACGGCCTGCCGACCGAGCGCCGTGTGCAGAACTACTACGGCGTGCGATGCGACCCGTCGCTGCCGTACAACGCCGACTTTGCACCCCCCTTCGAAGGCGGCGACAACAAGTCGAGCCGTGCGGCAGATCAGGTGCCCGTCAGCCGCCGCAACTTCATCGAGCTCTGCGAGAAGCTCACCGTCGAGGACGAGAAGCACTTCGAAGAGCTCTTCCGCCAGCTCGGTCTGAGCGTCGACTGGACGCAGACCTATCGCACCATCTCGGACGACACGATCCGCACGAGCCAGCTCTCGTTCCTCCGCAACCTCGATCGCGGAGACGCATATCAGGCGCTCGCGCCGACGCTGTGGGACATCGACTTCCGCACCGCCATCGCTCAGGCCGAACTCGAGGATCGAGAGCAGCCGGCCGCGTACCACCGCATCGCCTTCCACAAGACCGACGGCTCGGGCGATCTGTTCATCGAGACGACGCGTCCCGAACTGCTCGCCGCGTGCGTGGCGCTCGTCGCCCATCCTGACGACGAGCGCTATCAGGCGCTCTTCGGCAGCACGGTCCGCACGCCGCTGTTCGACGTCGAGGTCCCCGTGCTCGCGCATCCGCTCGCCCAGCAGGACAAGGGCTCGGGCATCGCGATGATCTGCACGTTCGGCGACGTCACCGACATCATCTGGTGGCGTGAGCTCGAACTGCCGAACCGGACGATCCTCGGCCAGGACGGCCGCGTCCTCGTGGATGCGCCGGATGTGATCACGACGGATGCCGGGAGGGCCGCGTATGCGGAGCTCGCAGGCAAGACGGTTTTCAGCGCGAAGAAGCGCATCGTCGAGCTTCTGCAGGAGTCGGGCGAGCTGATCGGCGATCCGAAGCCCTTCACGCACGTGGTGAAGTTCTACGAGAAGGGCGATCGCCCGATGGAGATCGTCTCGACGCGCCAGTGGTACATCCGCAACGGCGCGCGCGACGAGGTTCTGCGCGACAAGCTCCTCGAACTCGGTCAGGGCATGTCGTGGCATCCGGACTTCATGCGAGTGCGGTTCGAGAACTGGACCAACGGACTCACCGGCGATTGGCTGGTGTCGAGGCAGCGGTTCTTCGGCGTGCCGATCCCGGTCTGGTACGGGCTGGACGAGAACGGTGAGCGCGATTTCAGCCGCGTGCTGACCCCCGACCACGCGTCGCTTCCGATCGATCCCACGATCGACGTGCCCCCGGGCTATACGGCCGACCAGCGCGGCGTGCCCGGCGGCTTCGAGCCCGAGCTCGACATCTTCGACACCTGGGCCACCTCATCGCTCACACCGCAGCTCGCGGGCGGCTGGGAGCGTGACGAAGAGCTCTGGAACCTGGTCGCGCCGTTCGACGTGCGTCCGCAGGGCCAGGACATCATCCGTACGTGGCTGTTCTCGACTCTGCTGCGCAGCGCCCTCGCGGATGACCGCGCGCCCTGGACGGATGCCGCGATCTCCGGCTTCATCGTCGACCCCGACCGCAAGAAGATGTCCAAGTCCAAGGGCAACGTCGTCACGCCCGCCGACATCCTGTCGCAGCACGGGTCGGATGCGGTGCGCTACTGGGCGGCGTCGAGCCGGCTCGGGACCGATGCGGCCTTCGATCCGCAGAATCCGACGCAGGTCAAGATCGGCCGTCGCCTCGCGATCAAGGTCCTGAACGCGGCGAAGTTCGTCCTCTCGTTCCCGGTCCCGGAGGGTGCGCAGGTCACGCATGCGCTCGATGCGAGCATGCTCGCCACGCTCGACGGCGTCGTCCGTGATGCCACCAAAGCGCTGGCTGCGTACGACCACGCCCGCGCGCTCGAGGTCACCGAATCCTTCTTCTGGACGTTCTGCGACGATTACCTCGAACTCGTCAAGGAGCGCGCGTACGATCGCACCGACGTCGCTCAGGCATCGGCCGCGCTCGCTCTGCGCATGGCCCTGTCGACGCTGCTGAGGCTCTTCGCGCCGGTGCTCGCCTTCGCCACCGAGGAGTCGTGGTCATGGTTCAACGACGGATCCGTCCACACCGCACCCTGGCCTGAGCCTCTCGGCATCGAGGGTGACCCCGCCGTGCTGGTCGCTGTGAGCGAGGCGTTGATCGGCATCCGCCGCGCGAAGACCGAGGCCAAGGCGTCGCAGAAGACACCCGTCACCCGGATGACGATCGCCGCGTCTGCGGAGGCTCTGGCATCGCTCGTGCTCGCTGAGGGCGATCTCAAGGCTGTCGGGCGCATCACCGAGCTCGAGTACGTGAACGCCGAGAGCACGTCCGTCGCGAGCTTCGAGCTCGCCCCGCAGGAGGCCTGA
- a CDS encoding pentapeptide repeat-containing protein produces MARREEGLIAPRVSAPDLPRELGDGPAPARGEESFQLRWTTLRATTDAAHSSISECEVLDAALERLDLTGATLVDVDISGLRATAVVGRDARLRRVRISGGRIGTLDLAAADVDEVELRGIRIDYLSLAAARVQDLLISGCTIGTLDIPRARLVRVAFHDSKSDEVDTRGLQAEHVDLRGLDALSYLDLAALRGTTLSPSQVETLAPAFASALGIRVEM; encoded by the coding sequence ATGGCGCGGCGCGAAGAGGGTCTGATCGCGCCGCGCGTGTCTGCCCCCGATCTGCCTCGCGAACTCGGCGACGGGCCGGCGCCGGCGCGTGGCGAGGAGTCGTTCCAGCTGCGGTGGACCACGCTTCGAGCGACGACGGATGCCGCGCACAGCAGCATCAGCGAGTGCGAAGTGCTCGACGCAGCCCTCGAGCGTCTGGATCTCACGGGAGCCACGCTCGTCGATGTCGACATCTCGGGGCTTCGCGCGACGGCCGTCGTCGGCCGAGACGCGAGGCTGCGGCGCGTTCGGATCTCGGGGGGCAGAATCGGAACCCTCGACCTCGCCGCCGCGGATGTCGACGAGGTCGAGCTGCGCGGCATCCGCATCGACTATCTCTCGCTCGCCGCAGCTCGCGTGCAGGACCTGCTCATCTCGGGCTGCACGATCGGCACGCTCGACATCCCGCGTGCCCGTCTCGTGCGAGTCGCGTTCCACGATTCGAAGTCGGACGAGGTGGATACACGCGGGCTTCAGGCCGAACATGTCGACCTGCGTGGCCTGGATGCCCTCTCGTACCTGGATCTCGCGGCGCTTCGAGGGACGACCCTTTCGCCCTCCCAGGTTGAGACGCTCGCTCCGGCGTTCGCGTCGGCGCTCGGCATCCGGGTCGAGATGTGA